A genomic segment from Phalacrocorax aristotelis chromosome 16, bGulAri2.1, whole genome shotgun sequence encodes:
- the HGS gene encoding hepatocyte growth factor-regulated tyrosine kinase substrate isoform X1: MGRGGGTFERLLDKATSQLLLETDWESILQICDMIRQGDTQAKYAVNAIKKKVNDKNPHVALYALEVMESVVKNCGQTVHDEVANKQTMEELKEILKRQVETSVRSKILYLIQAWAHAFRNEPKYKVVQDTYQIMKVEGHVFPEFKESDAMFAAERAPDWVDAEECHRCRVQFGVVTRKHHCRACGQIFCGKCSSKYSTIPKFGIEKEVRVCEPCYEHLNKKAEGKAAATSELPPEYLTSPLSQQSQLPPKRDETALQEEEELQLAIALSQSEAEEKERMRQKTTYSMYPKAEPTPVTSSAPPVSTLYSPPVNSSAPLAEDIDPELARYLNRNYWEKKQEEVRKSPTPSAPLSLTEPAAQPGEAHPAPLGVVEQQYQNGESEENHEQFLKALQNAVTTFVNRMKSNHMRGRSITNDSAVLSLFQSINNMHPQLLELLNQLDERRLYYEGLQDKLAQIRDARGALNALREEHREKLRRAAEEAERQRQIQLAQKLEIMRQKKQEYLEMQRQLAIQRLQEQEKERQMRLEQQKQTIQMRAQMPAFSLPYAQLQAMPAGSGVIYQPSGPTSFPGTFSPAGSVEGSPMHSVYMNQAAQGGTGPYTTMPVTGTDPSMVNAYMYQPGAGSGQAAQQGQAVPTTTPAYSSYQPTPTQGYQSAVSQSQSIPAISQAPQSGAMGYMGSQSVSMGYQPYGMQGLMSALPGQEAALSSLPAQQSYLPGQQPLYQQMAPAAGPPQQQQQPQPAPAPVQQPQGSSEAQLISFD, encoded by the exons ATGGGGCGCGGTGGCGGCACCTTCGAGCGGCTCCTCG ATAAGGCTACAAGTCAGCTCCTGCTGGAGACGGATTGGGAATCCATCCTGCAGATCTGCGACATGATCCGACAGGGAGATACCCA AGCAAAATACGCCGTCAACGCTATcaagaagaaagtaaatgaCAAGAATCCCCATGTGGCACTCTACGCACTGGAG GTCATGGAGTCAGTGGTTAAAAACTGTGGCCAAACAGTCCATGATGAGGTGGCTAATAAACAGACTATGGAGGAACTGAAGGAAATACTCAAG AGGCAAGTGGAGACAAGTGTCCGCAGTAAGATCCTGTACCTTATCCAGGCCTGGGCTCACGCCTTCCGGAACGAGCCCAAGTACAAGGTGGTGCAGGACACCTACCAGATAATGAAGGTTGAAG GTCACGTGTTTCCCGAGTTCAAAGAGAGCGATGCCATGTTTGCTGCAGAAAGG GCTCCTGACTGGGTCGATGCTGAGGAGTGTCACAGATGTCGAGTGCAGTTTGGCGTTGTGACACGGAAG CATCATTGCAGGGCCTGCGGCCAGATCTTCTGCGGCAAATGCTCCTCCAAGTATTCTACCATCCCCAAGTTTGGGATTGAGAAGGAAGTGAGAGTCTGTGAACCCTGTTACGAGCATCTCAACAA GAAAGCTGAGGGTAaagctgctgccacctctgaACTGCCCCCCGAGTACCTGACCAGTCCTCTCTCTCAGCAGTCCCAG CTGCCTCCAAAGCGTGACGAGACGGCtctgcaagaggaggaggagctccAGCTAGCTATTGCCTTGTCTCAGTCAGAGGCTGAGGAGAAGGAGAGAATG aggcagaaaacaaCCTACTCCATGTACCCAAAGGCTGAGCCCACACCCGTCACCTCATCAGCCCCCCCAGTCAGCACGCTGTATTCCCCACCTGTG AATTCCTCTGCTCCCTTGGCTGAGGACATTGACCCGGAG ctggcTCGGTACCTGAACCGCAACTACTGGGAGAAGAAACAAGAGGAAGTTCGCAAAAGCCCCACCCCGTCAGCACCTCTGTCCCTCACAGAGCCAGCTGCTCAGCCTGGGGAAGCCCACCCTGCCCCGCTCGGTGTTGTTGAG cagcagtACCAGAATGGCGAGTCTGAGGAGAACCACGAGCAGTTCCTGAAGGCGCTGCAGAACGCGGTCACCACGTTTGTCAACCGCATGAAGAGCAACCACATGCGGGGCCGCAGCATCACCAATGACTCTGCCGTATTGTCCCTTTTCCAGTCCATCAACAACATGCAcccccagctgctggagctgctcaaCCAGCTGGACGAGCGCAGGC tgTACTATGAAGGCCTGCAGGACAAACTGGCCCAGATCAGGGATGCACGTGGGGCTCTGAACGCCCTGCGGGAGGAACATCGGGAGAAGCTGCGCCGTGCAGCGGAGGAGGCAGAGCGTCAGCGCCAGATACAGCTGGCCCAGAAGCTGGAGATCATGAGGCAGAAGAAGCAG GAGTACCTGGAGATGCAGCGTCAGTTGGCCATCCAGCGACTGCAGGAACAGGAGAAGGAGAGGCAGATGCGCCTGGAACAGCAGAAGCAGACCATCCAGATGAGAGCCCAGATGCCTGCCTTCTCACTACCTTATGCCCAA CTCCAGGCCATGCCCGCAGGCAGTGGGGTGATCTACCAGCCCTCAGGGCCCACCAGCTTCCCTGGCACCTTCAGTCCAGCTGGCTCCGTGGAGGGCTCTCCCATGCACAGCGTATACATGAACCAGGCAGCAcaagggggcacagggccgtaCACCACGATGCCCGTCACAGGGACAG ATCCCAGCATGGTGAACGCCTACATGTACCAGCCGGGGGCAGGCAGCGGGCAGGCAGCTCAGCAGGGGCAGGCGGtgcccaccaccaccccagcgTACTCGTCCTACCAGCCAACTCCAACACAGGGCTACCAG aGCGCAGTCTCACAGTCGCAGAGCATCCCGGCCATCTCTCAGGCCCCCCAGTCGGGCGCTATGGGCTACATGGGCAGCCAGTCAGTCTCCATGGGGTACCAGCCCTACGGCATGCAG GGCCTCATGTCCGCCCTGCCAGGCCAGGAAGCTGCACTGAGCAGCCTGCCAGCCCAGCAATCATACCTGCCCGGGCAGCAGCCCCTCTACCAACAG ATGGCACCTGCTGCAGGccccccccagcagcagcaacagccccAGCCAGCGCCCGCACCcgtgcagcagccccagggcagcagtGAGGCGCAGCTCATCTCGTTTGACTGA
- the HGS gene encoding hepatocyte growth factor-regulated tyrosine kinase substrate isoform X2: MGRGGGTFERLLDKATSQLLLETDWESILQICDMIRQGDTQAKYAVNAIKKKVNDKNPHVALYALEVMESVVKNCGQTVHDEVANKQTMEELKEILKRQVETSVRSKILYLIQAWAHAFRNEPKYKVVQDTYQIMKVEGHVFPEFKESDAMFAAERAPDWVDAEECHRCRVQFGVVTRKHHCRACGQIFCGKCSSKYSTIPKFGIEKEVRVCEPCYEHLNKKAEGKAAATSELPPEYLTSPLSQQSQLPPKRDETALQEEEELQLAIALSQSEAEEKERMRQKTTYSMYPKAEPTPVTSSAPPVSTLYSPPVNSSAPLAEDIDPELARYLNRNYWEKKQEEVRKSPTPSAPLSLTEPAAQPGEAHPAPLGVVEQYQNGESEENHEQFLKALQNAVTTFVNRMKSNHMRGRSITNDSAVLSLFQSINNMHPQLLELLNQLDERRLYYEGLQDKLAQIRDARGALNALREEHREKLRRAAEEAERQRQIQLAQKLEIMRQKKQEYLEMQRQLAIQRLQEQEKERQMRLEQQKQTIQMRAQMPAFSLPYAQLQAMPAGSGVIYQPSGPTSFPGTFSPAGSVEGSPMHSVYMNQAAQGGTGPYTTMPVTGTDPSMVNAYMYQPGAGSGQAAQQGQAVPTTTPAYSSYQPTPTQGYQSAVSQSQSIPAISQAPQSGAMGYMGSQSVSMGYQPYGMQGLMSALPGQEAALSSLPAQQSYLPGQQPLYQQMAPAAGPPQQQQQPQPAPAPVQQPQGSSEAQLISFD; encoded by the exons ATGGGGCGCGGTGGCGGCACCTTCGAGCGGCTCCTCG ATAAGGCTACAAGTCAGCTCCTGCTGGAGACGGATTGGGAATCCATCCTGCAGATCTGCGACATGATCCGACAGGGAGATACCCA AGCAAAATACGCCGTCAACGCTATcaagaagaaagtaaatgaCAAGAATCCCCATGTGGCACTCTACGCACTGGAG GTCATGGAGTCAGTGGTTAAAAACTGTGGCCAAACAGTCCATGATGAGGTGGCTAATAAACAGACTATGGAGGAACTGAAGGAAATACTCAAG AGGCAAGTGGAGACAAGTGTCCGCAGTAAGATCCTGTACCTTATCCAGGCCTGGGCTCACGCCTTCCGGAACGAGCCCAAGTACAAGGTGGTGCAGGACACCTACCAGATAATGAAGGTTGAAG GTCACGTGTTTCCCGAGTTCAAAGAGAGCGATGCCATGTTTGCTGCAGAAAGG GCTCCTGACTGGGTCGATGCTGAGGAGTGTCACAGATGTCGAGTGCAGTTTGGCGTTGTGACACGGAAG CATCATTGCAGGGCCTGCGGCCAGATCTTCTGCGGCAAATGCTCCTCCAAGTATTCTACCATCCCCAAGTTTGGGATTGAGAAGGAAGTGAGAGTCTGTGAACCCTGTTACGAGCATCTCAACAA GAAAGCTGAGGGTAaagctgctgccacctctgaACTGCCCCCCGAGTACCTGACCAGTCCTCTCTCTCAGCAGTCCCAG CTGCCTCCAAAGCGTGACGAGACGGCtctgcaagaggaggaggagctccAGCTAGCTATTGCCTTGTCTCAGTCAGAGGCTGAGGAGAAGGAGAGAATG aggcagaaaacaaCCTACTCCATGTACCCAAAGGCTGAGCCCACACCCGTCACCTCATCAGCCCCCCCAGTCAGCACGCTGTATTCCCCACCTGTG AATTCCTCTGCTCCCTTGGCTGAGGACATTGACCCGGAG ctggcTCGGTACCTGAACCGCAACTACTGGGAGAAGAAACAAGAGGAAGTTCGCAAAAGCCCCACCCCGTCAGCACCTCTGTCCCTCACAGAGCCAGCTGCTCAGCCTGGGGAAGCCCACCCTGCCCCGCTCGGTGTTGTTGAG cagtACCAGAATGGCGAGTCTGAGGAGAACCACGAGCAGTTCCTGAAGGCGCTGCAGAACGCGGTCACCACGTTTGTCAACCGCATGAAGAGCAACCACATGCGGGGCCGCAGCATCACCAATGACTCTGCCGTATTGTCCCTTTTCCAGTCCATCAACAACATGCAcccccagctgctggagctgctcaaCCAGCTGGACGAGCGCAGGC tgTACTATGAAGGCCTGCAGGACAAACTGGCCCAGATCAGGGATGCACGTGGGGCTCTGAACGCCCTGCGGGAGGAACATCGGGAGAAGCTGCGCCGTGCAGCGGAGGAGGCAGAGCGTCAGCGCCAGATACAGCTGGCCCAGAAGCTGGAGATCATGAGGCAGAAGAAGCAG GAGTACCTGGAGATGCAGCGTCAGTTGGCCATCCAGCGACTGCAGGAACAGGAGAAGGAGAGGCAGATGCGCCTGGAACAGCAGAAGCAGACCATCCAGATGAGAGCCCAGATGCCTGCCTTCTCACTACCTTATGCCCAA CTCCAGGCCATGCCCGCAGGCAGTGGGGTGATCTACCAGCCCTCAGGGCCCACCAGCTTCCCTGGCACCTTCAGTCCAGCTGGCTCCGTGGAGGGCTCTCCCATGCACAGCGTATACATGAACCAGGCAGCAcaagggggcacagggccgtaCACCACGATGCCCGTCACAGGGACAG ATCCCAGCATGGTGAACGCCTACATGTACCAGCCGGGGGCAGGCAGCGGGCAGGCAGCTCAGCAGGGGCAGGCGGtgcccaccaccaccccagcgTACTCGTCCTACCAGCCAACTCCAACACAGGGCTACCAG aGCGCAGTCTCACAGTCGCAGAGCATCCCGGCCATCTCTCAGGCCCCCCAGTCGGGCGCTATGGGCTACATGGGCAGCCAGTCAGTCTCCATGGGGTACCAGCCCTACGGCATGCAG GGCCTCATGTCCGCCCTGCCAGGCCAGGAAGCTGCACTGAGCAGCCTGCCAGCCCAGCAATCATACCTGCCCGGGCAGCAGCCCCTCTACCAACAG ATGGCACCTGCTGCAGGccccccccagcagcagcaacagccccAGCCAGCGCCCGCACCcgtgcagcagccccagggcagcagtGAGGCGCAGCTCATCTCGTTTGACTGA
- the ARL16 gene encoding ADP-ribosylation factor-like protein 16 produces MEGTARPGPTCLLLGAAGGGKSLLARRLRHIRGAGGPGGAGVPGGPCPHPLPSRHRVLNSAVQLSTEEGTSELGEPPATLPTVGTNLTDLRLPRKVTVRELGGCMGPIWPSYYSECSALLFVVDAANPTQVSSSCVQLLSILSAEQLASVPVLVIFNKIDLPCYMSLVEMKSLFRMQDIISCATQPITMLETSARDGTGLADVLQWLRATLGDPR; encoded by the exons atggagggaaCGGCGCGGCCCGGGCCCACGTGTCTGCTgctgggggcggcgggcggcggcaaGAGCCTGCTGGCCAGGCGGCTCCGCCATATCCG GGGTGCGGGGGGTCCCGGCGGGGCAGGGGTCCCGGGTGGACCGTGTCCTCATCCCCTTCCCAGCCGTCATCGTGTCCTTAACTCTGCCGTACAGCTGAGCACCGAGGAGGGGACGTCAGAGCTGGGCGAGCCCCCGGCTACTCTGCCTACG GTGGGCACCAACCTGACTGACCTGCGGCTGCCACGGAAGGTGACGGTCCGGGAGCTGGGCGGCTGTATGGGACCCATCTGGCCCAGCTACTACAGCGAGTGCAGCGCTCTCCTG TTTGTGGTCGATGCTGCCAATCCCACCCAGGTCTCCTCATCCTGTGTCCAGCTGCTGTCCATCCTCTCCGCAGAGCAGCTTGCCTCCGTGCCTGTGCTGGTCATCTTCAATAAGAT TGACCTGCCCTGCTACATGTCACTGGTGGAGATGAAGTCGTTGTTCCGCATGCAGGATATCATCTCCTGTGCCACACAGCCCATCACGATGCTGGAGACCAGCGCCCGTGACGGCACCGGCCTGGCGGATGTCCTGCAGTGGCTTCGGGCCACCCTCGGAGACCCCCGCTGA